The window CTCGAACCGGGGACCGCCGGATTAACAGTCCGGCGCTCTACCGACTAAGCTACGGCGGCACGACCCAATGTAGGGAATATGGGGGGGATTTATAAATCTTACGGTGCTCCCCAATGAAGGATGTCAGTCATTTTTGTGGAACATGGCGCGAGAACCGGCTGCGAAAACTTTATATTTTCCCCGGGGAGTCTTTAAACCGTGCCCCGGTAGCCTAGCCTGGTGGGGCGGCGGACTTGTAATCCGCCGGTCGCGGGTTCAAATCCCGCCCGGGGCTCCATTCTAACAAACTTCGCGAAGGCGAAGTTTGATCAAGGTTCGTAGCCCCTTCTGGAAGTGTCAATTTTCAAGTGGTTTCTCATTATCGGAGCGTTTAACACGGAGAACAACTCTAAAATACTCCCGTACAAGGGGTTTGCTTTTTTGACGCCCTTCGGGCGTCTTTTGGAGTTAAACCCCTTCAACAGGAACACCAAAATGGTTCTCACCTGAAACGTTGGCCTTGAGTTGAGAAACCACCTTTCCAAAGTGCAACCTGGAGAAGAGCTACGAACTTTTGGTGAAGCTTTTGGAAACGCTTTTTGACCAAAATTCGTCGGATAAGTTGCCCGCTTAAAACCGCTGTGGATTGTGTTGGAGGTGAGAGGCATGAACCTCAGCTCGTCGTGAAGATGGTCCGGCTCTGGTAGTCAGCTTCTATGAGAACCTCTATTACGTCCTCTTCACCGTAGCGTATCTCCCTCACCGTTATCTCCTTCTTGACACGGCCTTGTACAACGGCTTGGTGAACCTCTTTGGGGAGCTCCTCGGTTACTGGGATTATTCTGCCCTTCACGTATATTCCCGCTAGCTTGCCCCTCTGGAGGAGGAACCCCCTCACTGGGACAACGTACTCATCAAATCCAACCTCATATCCGGTGTTCTCAACACGTCCAACCCCAACTGCCATATGAATCACCCATGTGTAAGTTTTCTATTACATATTTGTGCCCTTCCTTTAAAAATCTTTCTGGACAACATCGGGGATAAGGAAATAGAAAAGGCACCTCAGTAATCAATCTCGCCTTTCTCCCTCAGCCGGAGGTACATTCTCCAGCTTAAGATGGGCTTTTTGGCCGCCAGAACGTCGTCCACCCTTCCAACGGCGGCGTTGTGGGGCGCCTCCTTGACTACTTTGGGGTTGGTGTAGGCCTCTTCGCTGATCCTCTTGAGGGCCTCAACGTAGGCGTCTATCTCCTCCCTGCTGACGGTCTCGGTCGGCTCTATCATGAGGGCCTCGTGCACAATCAGCGGGAAGTATATCGTCGGTGCGTGCATGCCGAAGTCGAGGAGCCTCTTCGCCACGTCGAGGGCCTTAACCCCGGTCTCTCTCTTCATGGGCTCTGCCGAGAAGACGACCTCGTGCTTTCTCAGCTCCTTGTGCGGCAGCTCGTAGCCGCGCGTTCCCTTCAGCTTCTGGGTGAGGTAGTTGGCGTTGAGAACCGCTATCTCGCTGACCTCCCTGAGGCCTTCCCTGCCCATTATCTTGAGGTAGGTCAGGGCCCTGACTATCACCGCGAAGTTGCCGTAGAGCTCCTTCACCTTGCCTATGCTCTTTGGCACGTCGTAGTCGAGGTAATAACCACGCTCCTCATCGTAGCCCACGAGCGGAACCGGCAGGTAGTCCTTGAGGAAGTCCTTGACGCCAACGGGCCCGCTTCCCGGTCCACCGCCGCCGTGAGGTGTTGAGAACGTCTTGTGGAGGTTGAGGTGGACAACATCGAATCCCATGTCGCCCGGCCTTATCTTGCCGAGGACTGCGTTCAGGTTGGCGCCGTCGTAGTAAAGGAGACCTCCGGCCTTGTGGACTATCTTCGCTATCTCGAGTATCTCGTCCTCGAAGATGCCGAGCGTGTTGGGGTTGGTGAGCATCAAACCGGCCGTCCTCTCACTTACGGCGTTCTCAAGGGCCTCCAGATCAACGGTGCCGTTCTCGTTGGAGGGTATCTCTACGACCTTGAAGCCGGCCATAGCTGCACTTGCAGGGTTGGTCCCGTGCGCTGAATCCGGAACGAGCATCTCCGTCCTCTGGGTGTCGCCGCGGTCAAGGTGGTAGGCCCTTATTATCGAAACGCCCGTGAACTCGCCGTTCGCCCCAGCCGCCGGCTGGAGCGTGAAGCGGTCCATTCCGGTTATTTCCTTCAGCCACTGCTCCAACTCCCACATTATCCTGAGCGCTCCCTGGACGGTCCGTTCGTCCTGGTACGGATGGACGTAGGCAACGCCCGGATGGGAGGCGATCTCCTCGTTTATCTTTGGGTTGTACTTCATGGTGCACGAGCCGAGGGGATAGATGCCGTTGTCAACGCCGTAGTTCATCTCGCTCAGCCTGGTGTAGTGCTTCACAACCTCAGGCTCGCTGAGCTCGGGGAGGTTGAGCTGGCTCTTCCTCCTCAGCTTCTCCGGGATTTCAACGTCTATCTCCTCGATCGGCTTGGGAAGAGTGTAACCAATCCTTCCGGGGCGCGAGAGTTCGAAAATGGTCGGCTCATCCCATTTGGCCTGTCTGAACATTTTCACCACCTCACAGCTCCGCCTCGCTTATTATCTCCCTCAGGGCCTCCACGAGGGCATCAATCCACTCCTTCCTAGTCGTCTCGGTCGCCGCGAACAGCGCCGTCTCCCCCAGCTCCGGGAAGTGGCCGCCTATGTAGTAGCCGCCGTGTATGCCCCTCTCGAGGAGCCTCTCGTGGACGACGTCGTAGGGAACCTCGAACTTAACCGGCACGTCCTTGAAGTTTACACCGTCGAAGGCCACCTCTCCAACCTCACCGAGGCGCCTCTTGAGGTAGGCGGTGTTTTTCAGAATGATCTCGCCAAGCTCCCTCAGTCCCCTCGGCCCGAGGGTGGCAAGGTGTATCGCGGCCGCTACCGCGACCAGCGCCTCGTTCGAGCAGATGTTGGAAGTCGCCTTGGCGCGCCTTATGTGCTGCTCCCTGGTCTGGAGCGTCATCACGAAGTCCCTCTTCCCGTCGGCCGTCTTGGTCATGCCGATTATCCTTCCGGGCATCTGGCGGATGAGCTTTTTGTCATTCCTGACCGCGAATATTCCGGCCCTCGGACCTCCGAAGTTCATGGGGTTTCCAAAGTAAGCGGCCTCGCCGACCACCACGTCGGCCCCAAGCTCTCCCGGCGCCTCGACTATCCCGAGTATGGTTGGGTCAACGCCGACCACGAAGAGCGCCCCTGCCTCGTGGGCTATCTCACCGACCTCCCTTACGTTCTCCTCGAGGAGTCCGAAGAAGTTGGGCATCTCGATGTAGACCCCGGCGGCGCCTTCAACCGCCTCCTTGAGCTTCTCAATGTCAAGCTGTCCCCTCTCGTCCCACGGAACCTCGACTATCTCGAGGCCGGGGCCACCGGTGTAGGTTCCGAGAACCCTCTTCTTCTCGGGGCTGAGTGCCTTGGGAACGATGAACTTATTTCTCCTCGTCACGCGGGCGCTCATCAGGGCGGCCTCGGCCATAGCCGTTCCCCAGTCGTACATCGAGGAGTTGACTATCGGGAGGCCGACCAGTTCGGCGATGATGCTCTGGTACTCGAAGAGGGCCTGTAGCATGCCCTGGCTTACCTCCGGCTGGTAGGGGGTGTAGGCCGTCAAAAATTCGCTCCTCTCTATGAGGTACTTGACGTGGGCTGGAACGTAGTGGAAGTAGGTTCCAGCGCCGAGGAAGCTCGGCATCTCGAGGACGGTTTTATTCTTGCTTAGAATTTCGCTGAGTTCTGTGAATACCTCGTATTCGCTCTTCCCTTCGGGCAGGTTGAACTTCTGAACCATTCCCTTCGGGACGTCAGAGAAGAGATCTTCAATCGATGTGAATCCGATTTCCTTCAGCATTTCATCCTTATGGGCCGAGTTTGGAAGGTAGTGCCTACCCATACCTATCACCTTCTGAGCTTTAAGACGCTCGTTGAAAGTTGAAGTACCAGTAATATATGCTTTGTGCCGCGGGTGAAAATGTCGGAGGAAAAAATAGGGGGATAAAAGGCCTCAGCCAGTAACGCCGACGTCCTCGAAGAACTTCTCCATGAGTCCGGCCATGGCCCTTATGTCGTACTGCATGGTCTCGTAGACCGCCCACTGAACCTTGCTGTAGGCCCTGCCGTCGAGGGTCTTGAAGCCGCTCGGCGCATTCACGTCGAAGTTGGCGTGGAGTTCGATGTTCCTTATGGCCCAGCCGTCCACGTCGTCGTCGAGCCAGTCGTCCTTGCTCACGTAGGTGTAGATCTGACCTCCTCCCCGCCCTGAAGGGCGAGGCTTTCAAAAAGAAAAAGTAACGCAGGATTAAAGCTTTTTCGAGTTACTGAGGTTATAGCCTTTGGAGTCCTCTGGGTCATGCTGTATCATCCGACATGGAAAAGTCACCGGGACAACGCTTAAATGTCCATCTTCCTCCCCAGTAAGGGGGTCGTCATGATAATCGCTTTCGACTTCGACGGAACTCTAGCGGATACGTACTCGTGCATTGGGGAGGCGTTTCAGCGTGCGCTCGAGAGGCGCTACCGATGGCTTCCCGGAAAGGCCGTCTGGGCGAAGCTCCTGACTAAAATCGAGCTCCAGTTTGAGAGGCCTACCTTTGGAAAGCACAAGAAGAAAAGCAGGCCGCCGTTCTTCCTACGCACAAAGTTCTTTGAGACATGGTTCGAGGAGAGGGCCGAGCTCACGAAGCCCATTGACGACTCCATCGAACTGCTGAAGAAGCTCAGGGAGGATGGCCACGTGGTCCTCTCCTTCTCGGCGGAGGATTTCATCGATGGCATGAAGGTGCGGCGCCTGAAGCGGATGGGCATCTACGACCTCTTCGACGACGTCATCGTCTTTGGCCACGATATGACCATAGATGAGGCGTTCCGGCTTGTTCGCGAGAAGTACGGGGATGACGTTTTCATCTGGGTGGACGACAAGCCCTGGCGCTTCGTGGGCCACGGCGACGAGAACACCGAGTACGTCTGGTACTACTTCCCGTTCACAGCGAGGTTCGTGGAGAAGAACCCCGAAAAACTGGCCCTGATACCTCACCTCCACGTCATAAGGGACCTGTGGAGTATATTCGACGTCATTGAGAACGTTAAAACAAAACGCTGATATGCCCAGAAACTTTTTTAGTTTGAATGTGGAATATTAAGGGTGATGAGGGTTATGCGGAATAAGGTGGTAATCGGACTGCTGGTGATTTTTGCGGTCATGGTCATCCTAGGTGTTGGGCCGTGGTGGGATAACATCATCGGGGACGTCAGCCCACCTCCCCCGAATGTTAGCGCGATTTATCTGGGGGTCAAAAATCCCGATGCCCAGAAGGGCTGGCAGTTCGTCGTGGAAGACTCTATTCTGACGGACTGCATGGTGGCGTACATATATTCCTTTGACCACCCTGGAAAGCTCACGGTATATGAGCTGGACGGGGGGACGTTGAATTCACTTGGGCTGAATTTTGAAGTCCAGAACTGCACCAACGTCCGGAGGTACGGAGTTCTTGCCGTTAATTTCACGGAACGCCCAGACGTTCTCTCGATCGAAATATGGGTCAGCAAAAGTTCTACTGGGGGAAACGACGTTTACTTCCAGCAACTCGGTAACTGGCGCTTTGTCAACGGCTCTTACATAGGATTCACCGCACCCCCAATGAACGATGATTATGCCCTGCTGGACATAGAAAAAGTGCGGGAGCTAATGAATGCCACTGGGATTCACTACATCAATCGCCGCTGAGGTATTCGAGGGTATCCTCCACAAAACCATCCCAATCGTCGTCGTTAACCTCTTCGAGTCTAATGGTGAAAGCATCCCCGATGTTCCACCTGATGGCTATCGCCCCCCTTTCGGTTTCCACTATAACAAGCCCGAATGGGGCATCCCCCATCCAGTGATGTTTTGAGAACCCTATTCTAAAACCGCGCTTTCTTAGTTCATCCATGATCAGTTCGTAGGTTTTGGCCGGTCCGTACGGACTCCTTGCAAACCCAATATGGGGCATTTCTACTCACCGATGTTCCATTGGTGGACGGATTTAAAACCTTTTCGGTTCCCTTAACAAAATTTGAGCTGCGAAGAAGAAACCTCACTGGCACCGGAACACCCCTGGGGGCGATGCTAACCTTTTAATACCCCGTGGGGGAGTTATCTCGGGTGATGGAATGAGGAAGCTTTACATTGGCCTGTTCATTGTTCTGGTGGTCTTTGCCGCGGGCTGCATCTCCGGGGGCGGGACGACCCCTGCTCCAACCACGACCACGACGACCGCCGCGAACCTTCCTTTTACCCCCGATGATATGGAAAACGCCATAAAATCCCTTAAGAGCTACGAGTACACCATGCACGTGGACAGCTACAACGGAACAAAACTCGTGGCCCAGCTCTCGAACGAGGGTGCGATTGACTTTGAGAGGAAGCTCAAATCCGTCTCCACCTTCTCGAACAGCTCCGTAGGCGGCGGCTCGTATTATAGGAGCTATTACTACACCACCTCCAGCGGCTACGCAAGCTATTTCGACCGGAACGGCACCGTGACCTGGGAGGCCTCGTGCTACGGACCGGGTGAAGGGCAGGATTTCAACTCCACGATCCTCAGCGGGCTCTGGGAGATCCTTAACATCGATAACGTCAGGGTCATCGAGGATGGGGATTACTATGTTATCTACGCCAATGAGACCGGCGGCACCGCGATTGGGCCCAACGTGACGAACGCATACCGGACCAGAATCGAAGTCAGGCTCACTAGGGACCTGATTCCGGTTGAGATAAAGAAAACCGTCTATTACGAGAAGGATGGCGCCAAGTGGGTTGACGTGATCACGATAGACGTCAGGAACCCCAACGCCGCCGTGGTTGAGCCGCCCGAGGAGCTCGTCGAGTACCTCAGTGCACAGGGTATCGACCTGGCAGACTTCCTGAGTGGATGCTAAACCTTTAAATCCCACTTCCCCCATTTTCTTTTGGTGGATCTGCGGTGGATGCGTTCAGCGGTCTGGTGTTCTTTGCGTACGGGCCAGCACTGGCGATACTCTGGTACTTCTATCACGCCGACAGGTACGAGCCCGAGCCGAGGAGGTACGTCCTGGGCACATTCATCTTGGGAGGGACGCTCTCGGTTGGGATAGCGTTCATTCTGGAGAGCTTTCTGACCCTCGGTGGAGCCATTCAGCCCCTCCTGCCCGCGTCTGCATTCTACGTCGCCCTCGTGGCCGGAATAGTGGAAGAACCCGCCAAGGCGCTGGCTATACGCTGGCCATTCAAGGCGGGACAGATGGATGGGATAATGGACGGCCTCGTCTACGGCGTGGCTGCGGGCCTCGGTTTCGCCGCGACGGAGAACTTCCTCTACGGCCTCGGCTGGGGTCTCGGAGTAACCGTGATGCGCGCGTTCCTCACCCCCCTCGCCCATGCCACATGGAGTGCCGTGATAGGAGTGGCCTACGGCATGAAGGCGGAGGGCAAAATGACCTCCACGGCCTCGTACTTCCTGCTGGCGATGTTTCTGCACTTCATCTGGGACTACTACGCGTTCATGAGTGCTGGCGTCCCCGCGTACAACATCCTGCTGATATTCTTCATAATCCTGAACCTTGCCCTGCTCCGCTACTTCCTCCTCCTGGGACAGGCGGAGGACAGGAGCAGGCTGTGGTACTACTGGTTCAAGAGGAGGGACGGACTGTGAATGAGCTAGAGGAGGCTCTATTTGAAGCCAGACCTTACGTGGAGTATTATGATCGGCTGGAGAATCTGGTAAAGCGCCTCTGGGAGGAGGCCACCGATAGAGAGAACTTCCTCCAGTTTCTGAACGAGGAGATTGAGCGGGCCGAGGAACCCTTCAGAACGGACCTCAGGATATTCCTGCAGAAGTTTGAGGCGCTGTGAGATTCCATCCCTGGATGGTAACCTTTATAGCCTTCCATTTTCAAACTTTTTTCGGTGGGTGTGATGAGAAAAACGGCGGTTGCGGCCGCGGTGGCTGTTCTCGTAGTGCTGGCAGTTTGGGCCGTGGTGGATGGGACGCTGGGAAGGCCATCTGTGGAGGACGTTCTCGATGCCATTGGGGGCCAGAACTCCTTCTGCTGGAGGGCGGAGCTTGCCGACAATCTCACTGAGAAGGAAATCCTTGCCTGCGTGAACTATGACAACGGGAGCGCCTTCTGGAGGGTGACTTCGGGTAACAGAACCTCGCTTATCAGGGCGTTTCCTGGCGAGGAGTTCTACGACCTCAACTGGGACGTTGTACTCAACAGCAAAGGCGTGGAGTGGAATGCACTCAACTTCGCGAGCTGGGTTTTAAAGGAGGGCACGGTTGAGGGAATCGAGAAGGTCGGGCGAGATGAATATGAAATCCGCGTCGTTCTCAGGGGGACCGATAGCTACGCCGTTGGGACCATCGAGAACGGGAGCAGGGTCGAGGAGAGGTACGAAATAGTCGCCTTTCTCCGGGTGGACGGTGACGGCGGACTTAAGGGTGGACGCTTCACATGGAGGCGCGAGATGCACTACACTGATTGGAACATGGACGAGGTCACGGAAATCCGCGGGAGCTTCGAGATGCTCGGGCCGTGGAAGCGCTGATATCCTAATCCTGAACGTGAGTGTTCTTAGAGAGGGCTTTCCACTTTTTGCAAACTTTTTTTGGGAATTGAGCGCGCGGGGGACTTCGAGGAAATATTCTGGTGAGGGGGCTAAGCCCCCCTCGTAGCCACTATTTTTATTCCGTTCCACTCGGCAACGACTTCCCCGATCTCCACAGGTGCCTCGAGCTTCAACTCCGCCAGGAATTTCATCAGCTCCGGAATCAGCTCCTTCGGTACCGGCTCCGCGGTTTTAACGCTCACCGTTGGTAGTGCGCCGTCCTTAACCCTAACCACGCTCATGATGACCCTCTTGGGGTTGGTGGCCTCTTCCACTGCCCATTCCTGCCCCCTGGGG of the Thermococcus celericrescens genome contains:
- a CDS encoding HAD family hydrolase, translated to MIIAFDFDGTLADTYSCIGEAFQRALERRYRWLPGKAVWAKLLTKIELQFERPTFGKHKKKSRPPFFLRTKFFETWFEERAELTKPIDDSIELLKKLREDGHVVLSFSAEDFIDGMKVRRLKRMGIYDLFDDVIVFGHDMTIDEAFRLVREKYGDDVFIWVDDKPWRFVGHGDENTEYVWYYFPFTARFVEKNPEKLALIPHLHVIRDLWSIFDVIENVKTKR
- a CDS encoding PrsW family intramembrane metalloprotease → MDAFSGLVFFAYGPALAILWYFYHADRYEPEPRRYVLGTFILGGTLSVGIAFILESFLTLGGAIQPLLPASAFYVALVAGIVEEPAKALAIRWPFKAGQMDGIMDGLVYGVAAGLGFAATENFLYGLGWGLGVTVMRAFLTPLAHATWSAVIGVAYGMKAEGKMTSTASYFLLAMFLHFIWDYYAFMSAGVPAYNILLIFFIILNLALLRYFLLLGQAEDRSRLWYYWFKRRDGL
- a CDS encoding DUF1667 domain-containing protein, whose protein sequence is MTKTYRFTCIVCPLGCSIEVRVEDGKVIGVTGHTCPRGQEWAVEEATNPKRVIMSVVRVKDGALPTVSVKTAEPVPKELIPELMKFLAELKLEAPVEIGEVVAEWNGIKIVATRGA
- the gcvPA gene encoding aminomethyl-transferring glycine dehydrogenase subunit GcvPA; protein product: MGRHYLPNSAHKDEMLKEIGFTSIEDLFSDVPKGMVQKFNLPEGKSEYEVFTELSEILSKNKTVLEMPSFLGAGTYFHYVPAHVKYLIERSEFLTAYTPYQPEVSQGMLQALFEYQSIIAELVGLPIVNSSMYDWGTAMAEAALMSARVTRRNKFIVPKALSPEKKRVLGTYTGGPGLEIVEVPWDERGQLDIEKLKEAVEGAAGVYIEMPNFFGLLEENVREVGEIAHEAGALFVVGVDPTILGIVEAPGELGADVVVGEAAYFGNPMNFGGPRAGIFAVRNDKKLIRQMPGRIIGMTKTADGKRDFVMTLQTREQHIRRAKATSNICSNEALVAVAAAIHLATLGPRGLRELGEIILKNTAYLKRRLGEVGEVAFDGVNFKDVPVKFEVPYDVVHERLLERGIHGGYYIGGHFPELGETALFAATETTRKEWIDALVEALREIISEAEL
- the gcvPB gene encoding aminomethyl-transferring glycine dehydrogenase subunit GcvPB, translated to MFRQAKWDEPTIFELSRPGRIGYTLPKPIEEIDVEIPEKLRRKSQLNLPELSEPEVVKHYTRLSEMNYGVDNGIYPLGSCTMKYNPKINEEIASHPGVAYVHPYQDERTVQGALRIMWELEQWLKEITGMDRFTLQPAAGANGEFTGVSIIRAYHLDRGDTQRTEMLVPDSAHGTNPASAAMAGFKVVEIPSNENGTVDLEALENAVSERTAGLMLTNPNTLGIFEDEILEIAKIVHKAGGLLYYDGANLNAVLGKIRPGDMGFDVVHLNLHKTFSTPHGGGGPGSGPVGVKDFLKDYLPVPLVGYDEERGYYLDYDVPKSIGKVKELYGNFAVIVRALTYLKIMGREGLREVSEIAVLNANYLTQKLKGTRGYELPHKELRKHEVVFSAEPMKRETGVKALDVAKRLLDFGMHAPTIYFPLIVHEALMIEPTETVSREEIDAYVEALKRISEEAYTNPKVVKEAPHNAAVGRVDDVLAAKKPILSWRMYLRLREKGEIDY